Proteins from a single region of Fundulus heteroclitus isolate FHET01 chromosome 12, MU-UCD_Fhet_4.1, whole genome shotgun sequence:
- the LOC105919087 gene encoding MLX-interacting protein isoform X4, protein MATRESCHRQTYRRTAASVKQEQDDDSDVEETHMGLRRADGLESQIIHSGHFMVSSPHSEHPPKKGYDFDTVNKQTCQTYHFGKASTSHFSIDASLTKLFECMTLAYSGKLVSPKWKNFKGLKLLWRDKIRLNNAIWRAWYMQYVEKRGNPVCHFVTPLDGNMDLDVHRPAEAIASDGKNWKRRIEIVIREYHKWRTYFKKRLQKHKDDDLSSLLKDEEAAVRRMTRRHMEAPAPMEMDTLFDMDVLMSEFSDTLFSTLASHQPLGLPNPREIAHAGNADMIQPGLIPLQPNLDFMDSFDPLQGCDLFHSLRQPVLPFVSLTASSVTPQPSSSSQSQAPLMSSLQLSTHQISAGDPLPIQSQTSQTGGGGGGAYVQNYMPLFAGQVVPSNQPAASSVPQPLVPCLSGQNLSSAAPMIPSPLNSGSLLDETVASSVTTHTAPSTVTPSNTASTVSHVSAPPSQHLAPMSAPPVQHPQAFAKPRPFQSSSSSKVRPVPRIAPASILPPSQFILPVPFPGHANAVIVASPPPSTGVVITPSHLGVSPGYQVMPHPQSPQPVVPEDESCFRKSQKDPSSVGPSQPGSSQGSPCGFDQVPSPQSIISSTSKRLVKNEHNQQRCHVSAEQKRRSNINIGFKTLGNLVPTLKSQSNITNAVTLQKTVEHIKKLQQERQQLQDEVKRLREEIEELNTSISLCQEQLPATGVPMKKNRSALMQDKFNEYVKRRTLQNWKFWIFSVLIKPLFESFNGMVSTTSRDELCHTTLQWLNNHCSLPVLRPMVLSTLRQLCTTTAILSDPSLLPAEATEAAMKMHM, encoded by the exons ATGGCTACCAGGGAGTCGTGTCATCGGCAGACGTACCGGCGGACGGCGGCCAGCGTGAAGCAGGAGCAAGATGACGACTCGGACGTGGAGGAGACCCACATGGGGCTACGGAGGGCGGACGGGCTGGAGTCCCAGATCATCCACAGCGGACACTTCATGGTGTCGTCGCCGCACAGCGAGCACCCTCCGAAGAAGGGATACGACTTCGACACGGTCAACAAGCAGACCTGTCAGACATATCACTTCGGCAAGGCGAGCACGTCGCACTTCTCCATAGACGCCTCGCTGACCAAACTTTTTGAGTGTATGACCCTTGCTTATAG cggTAAGTTGGTGTCTCCCAAATGGAAGAACTTTAAAGGCCTGAAGCTGCTCTGGAGAGACAAGATCCGGCTGAACAACGCCATATGGAGAGCCTGGTACATGCAGT ATGTGGAGAAAAGAGGAAACCCCGTTTGTCACTTTGTCACCCCTCTGGACGGGAACATGGACCTGGACGTCCACCGTCCTGCAGAG GCTATCGCGTCGGACGGGAAAAACTGGAAAAGGAGAATTGAAATTGTGATAAGAGAATATCACAAATGGAGAACATACTTCAAAAAAAGg CTACAGAAACACAAAGATGACGACCTTTCCAGCTTACTTAAG GATGAAGAAGCTGCCGTGCGTCGAATGACGCGCAGGCACATGGAAGCGCCCGCCCCCATGGAGATGGACACGCTCTTTGACATGGACGTCCTGATGTCCGAGTTTTCAGACACGCTGTTCTCCACGCTGGCCTCACACCAGCCCTTGGGCTTGCCTAATCCTAGAGAGATTG CTCATGCAGGGAATGCGGACATGATCCAACCAGGACTCATCCCCTTGCAGCCCAACCTGGACTTCATGGACTCCTTTGATCCTCTGCAAGGTTGCG ACTTATTTCACAGCCTCCGTCAGCCTGTCCTTCCCTTTGTTTCCCTCACTGCATCATCTGTCACCCCTCAACCCAGCAGCAGCTCTCAGTCTCAG GCGCCGTTAATGTCATCTTTGCAGCTTTCGACCCACCAGATATCCGCTGGCGACCCGCTGCCCATCCAAAGCCAGACCAGTCAAACGGGTGGAGGTGGCGGGGGGGCCTACGTACAGAACTACATGCCCCTGTTTGCCGGGCAGGTGGTGCCCAGCAATCAGCCAGCGGCGTCCTCTGTCCCCCAGCCGTTGGTTCCCTGCCTGTCGGGTCAGAACTTGTCCTCCGCGGCACCCATGATTCCTTCACCGTTGAACAGCGGCTCGTTGCTGGACGAAACCGTAGCCTCCTCCGTGACGACGCACACAGCCCCCTCCACCGTCACGCCCAGCAACACGGCCAGCACCGTCAGCCACGTCTCAGCCCCCCCGTCCCAGCACCTCGCTCCCATGTCCGCCCCGCCCGTCCAGCATCCGCAGGCCTTCGCCAAGCCGCGCCCTTTCCAGTCCAGCAGCTCCAGCAAAGTCCGTCCCGTGCCGAGGATCGCTCCTGCCAGCATCCTGCCGCCTTCCCAGTTCATCCTCCCAG TCCCTTTTCCAGGTCATGCTAACGCTGTGATTGTTGCGTCTCCACCGCCCTCCACCGGCGTGGTTATTACGCCTTCCCATCTCGGAGTg AGCCCTGGATATCAGGTTATGCCTCATCCACAGTCGCCCCAGCCTGTCGTCCCTGAAGACGAGTCTTGCTTCAGGAAAAGCCAGAAAGATCCTTCAAGTGTTG GTCCTAGTCAGCCAGGATCCAGTCAGGGGTCTCCTTGTGGTTTTGATCAGGTTCCCAGTCCTCAGTCCATAATCAGCAGCACCAGCAAGCGTCTGGTGAAGAATGAGCACAATCAG CAGAGATGCCACGTATCCGCTGAACAAAAGAGACGATCAAACATCAACATTGGCTTCAAGACACTCGGCAACCTCGTTCCCACTCTGAAGTCGCAATCCAAC ATTACAAATGCGGTCACCCTGCAGAAGACGGTGGAGCACATCAAGAAGCTGCAGCAGGAgaggcagcagcttcaggacgaGGTCAAGAGGCTGCGAGAGGAAATAGAGGAGCTCAACACGTCCATCAG CTTGTGTCAGGAGCAGCTGCCTGCGACGGGCGTGCCGATGAAGAAAAACCGCTCGGCCCTCATGCAGGACAAGTTCAACGAATACGTGAAGAGGCGCACTCTCCAGAACTGGAAGTTCTGGATC TTCAGCGTCCTCATCAAACCGCTCTTTGAGTCGTTCAACGGGATGGTGTCCACGACAAGCCGGGATGAGCTGTGTCACACCACGCTGCAGTGGCTCAACAATCACTGCTCCCTTCCTGTCCTCAGACCCA TGGTGTTGAGTACCCTCCGTCAGCTGTGCACTACCACCGCCATCCTGAGCGACCCCTCCCTGCTTCCTGCAGAAGCCACCGAGGCGGCCATGAAGATGCACATGTAG
- the LOC105919087 gene encoding MLX-interacting protein isoform X3, which produces MATRESCHRQTYRRTAASVKQEQDDDSDVEETHMGLRRADGLESQIIHSGHFMVSSPHSEHPPKKGYDFDTVNKQTCQTYHFGKASTSHFSIDASLTKLFECMTLAYSGKLVSPKWKNFKGLKLLWRDKIRLNNAIWRAWYMQYVEKRGNPVCHFVTPLDGNMDLDVHRPAEAIASDGKNWKRRIEIVIREYHKWRTYFKKRLQKHKDDDLSSLLKGPEEQLSLFGEVFPDMLRTSFYQDEEAAVRRMTRRHMEAPAPMEMDTLFDMDVLMSEFSDTLFSTLASHQPLGLPNPREIAHAGNADMIQPGLIPLQPNLDFMDSFDPLQDLFHSLRQPVLPFVSLTASSVTPQPSSSSQSQAPLMSSLQLSTHQISAGDPLPIQSQTSQTGGGGGGAYVQNYMPLFAGQVVPSNQPAASSVPQPLVPCLSGQNLSSAAPMIPSPLNSGSLLDETVASSVTTHTAPSTVTPSNTASTVSHVSAPPSQHLAPMSAPPVQHPQAFAKPRPFQSSSSSKVRPVPRIAPASILPPSQFILPVPFPGHANAVIVASPPPSTGVVITPSHLGVSPGYQVMPHPQSPQPVVPEDESCFRKSQKDPSSVGPSQPGSSQGSPCGFDQVPSPQSIISSTSKRLVKNEHNQQRCHVSAEQKRRSNINIGFKTLGNLVPTLKSQSNITNAVTLQKTVEHIKKLQQERQQLQDEVKRLREEIEELNTSISLCQEQLPATGVPMKKNRSALMQDKFNEYVKRRTLQNWKFWIFSVLIKPLFESFNGMVSTTSRDELCHTTLQWLNNHCSLPVLRPMVLSTLRQLCTTTAILSDPSLLPAEATEAAMKMHM; this is translated from the exons ATGGCTACCAGGGAGTCGTGTCATCGGCAGACGTACCGGCGGACGGCGGCCAGCGTGAAGCAGGAGCAAGATGACGACTCGGACGTGGAGGAGACCCACATGGGGCTACGGAGGGCGGACGGGCTGGAGTCCCAGATCATCCACAGCGGACACTTCATGGTGTCGTCGCCGCACAGCGAGCACCCTCCGAAGAAGGGATACGACTTCGACACGGTCAACAAGCAGACCTGTCAGACATATCACTTCGGCAAGGCGAGCACGTCGCACTTCTCCATAGACGCCTCGCTGACCAAACTTTTTGAGTGTATGACCCTTGCTTATAG cggTAAGTTGGTGTCTCCCAAATGGAAGAACTTTAAAGGCCTGAAGCTGCTCTGGAGAGACAAGATCCGGCTGAACAACGCCATATGGAGAGCCTGGTACATGCAGT ATGTGGAGAAAAGAGGAAACCCCGTTTGTCACTTTGTCACCCCTCTGGACGGGAACATGGACCTGGACGTCCACCGTCCTGCAGAG GCTATCGCGTCGGACGGGAAAAACTGGAAAAGGAGAATTGAAATTGTGATAAGAGAATATCACAAATGGAGAACATACTTCAAAAAAAGg CTACAGAAACACAAAGATGACGACCTTTCCAGCTTACTTAAG GGGCCAGAGGAGCAGTTGTCGCTGTTTGGGGAAGTCTTTCCAGACATGCTCCGTACTTCCTTTTATCAGGATGAAGAAGCTGCCGTGCGTCGAATGACGCGCAGGCACATGGAAGCGCCCGCCCCCATGGAGATGGACACGCTCTTTGACATGGACGTCCTGATGTCCGAGTTTTCAGACACGCTGTTCTCCACGCTGGCCTCACACCAGCCCTTGGGCTTGCCTAATCCTAGAGAGATTG CTCATGCAGGGAATGCGGACATGATCCAACCAGGACTCATCCCCTTGCAGCCCAACCTGGACTTCATGGACTCCTTTGATCCTCTGCAAG ACTTATTTCACAGCCTCCGTCAGCCTGTCCTTCCCTTTGTTTCCCTCACTGCATCATCTGTCACCCCTCAACCCAGCAGCAGCTCTCAGTCTCAG GCGCCGTTAATGTCATCTTTGCAGCTTTCGACCCACCAGATATCCGCTGGCGACCCGCTGCCCATCCAAAGCCAGACCAGTCAAACGGGTGGAGGTGGCGGGGGGGCCTACGTACAGAACTACATGCCCCTGTTTGCCGGGCAGGTGGTGCCCAGCAATCAGCCAGCGGCGTCCTCTGTCCCCCAGCCGTTGGTTCCCTGCCTGTCGGGTCAGAACTTGTCCTCCGCGGCACCCATGATTCCTTCACCGTTGAACAGCGGCTCGTTGCTGGACGAAACCGTAGCCTCCTCCGTGACGACGCACACAGCCCCCTCCACCGTCACGCCCAGCAACACGGCCAGCACCGTCAGCCACGTCTCAGCCCCCCCGTCCCAGCACCTCGCTCCCATGTCCGCCCCGCCCGTCCAGCATCCGCAGGCCTTCGCCAAGCCGCGCCCTTTCCAGTCCAGCAGCTCCAGCAAAGTCCGTCCCGTGCCGAGGATCGCTCCTGCCAGCATCCTGCCGCCTTCCCAGTTCATCCTCCCAG TCCCTTTTCCAGGTCATGCTAACGCTGTGATTGTTGCGTCTCCACCGCCCTCCACCGGCGTGGTTATTACGCCTTCCCATCTCGGAGTg AGCCCTGGATATCAGGTTATGCCTCATCCACAGTCGCCCCAGCCTGTCGTCCCTGAAGACGAGTCTTGCTTCAGGAAAAGCCAGAAAGATCCTTCAAGTGTTG GTCCTAGTCAGCCAGGATCCAGTCAGGGGTCTCCTTGTGGTTTTGATCAGGTTCCCAGTCCTCAGTCCATAATCAGCAGCACCAGCAAGCGTCTGGTGAAGAATGAGCACAATCAG CAGAGATGCCACGTATCCGCTGAACAAAAGAGACGATCAAACATCAACATTGGCTTCAAGACACTCGGCAACCTCGTTCCCACTCTGAAGTCGCAATCCAAC ATTACAAATGCGGTCACCCTGCAGAAGACGGTGGAGCACATCAAGAAGCTGCAGCAGGAgaggcagcagcttcaggacgaGGTCAAGAGGCTGCGAGAGGAAATAGAGGAGCTCAACACGTCCATCAG CTTGTGTCAGGAGCAGCTGCCTGCGACGGGCGTGCCGATGAAGAAAAACCGCTCGGCCCTCATGCAGGACAAGTTCAACGAATACGTGAAGAGGCGCACTCTCCAGAACTGGAAGTTCTGGATC TTCAGCGTCCTCATCAAACCGCTCTTTGAGTCGTTCAACGGGATGGTGTCCACGACAAGCCGGGATGAGCTGTGTCACACCACGCTGCAGTGGCTCAACAATCACTGCTCCCTTCCTGTCCTCAGACCCA TGGTGTTGAGTACCCTCCGTCAGCTGTGCACTACCACCGCCATCCTGAGCGACCCCTCCCTGCTTCCTGCAGAAGCCACCGAGGCGGCCATGAAGATGCACATGTAG
- the LOC105919087 gene encoding MLX-interacting protein isoform X1, with product MATRESCHRQTYRRTAASVKQEQDDDSDVEETHMGLRRADGLESQIIHSGHFMVSSPHSEHPPKKGYDFDTVNKQTCQTYHFGKASTSHFSIDASLTKLFECMTLAYSGKLVSPKWKNFKGLKLLWRDKIRLNNAIWRAWYMQYVEKRGNPVCHFVTPLDGNMDLDVHRPAEAIASDGKNWKRRIEIVIREYHKWRTYFKKRLQKHKDDDLSSLLKGPEEQLSLFGEVFPDMLRTSFYQDEEAAVRRMTRRHMEAPAPMEMDTLFDMDVLMSEFSDTLFSTLASHQPLGLPNPREIAHAGNADMIQPGLIPLQPNLDFMDSFDPLQGCDLFHSLRQPVLPFVSLTASSVTPQPSSSSQSQAPLMSSLQLSTHQISAGDPLPIQSQTSQTGGGGGGAYVQNYMPLFAGQVVPSNQPAASSVPQPLVPCLSGQNLSSAAPMIPSPLNSGSLLDETVASSVTTHTAPSTVTPSNTASTVSHVSAPPSQHLAPMSAPPVQHPQAFAKPRPFQSSSSSKVRPVPRIAPASILPPSQFILPVPFPGHANAVIVASPPPSTGVVITPSHLGVSPGYQVMPHPQSPQPVVPEDESCFRKSQKDPSSVGPSQPGSSQGSPCGFDQVPSPQSIISSTSKRLVKNEHNQQRCHVSAEQKRRSNINIGFKTLGNLVPTLKSQSNITNAVTLQKTVEHIKKLQQERQQLQDEVKRLREEIEELNTSISLCQEQLPATGVPMKKNRSALMQDKFNEYVKRRTLQNWKFWIFSVLIKPLFESFNGMVSTTSRDELCHTTLQWLNNHCSLPVLRPMVLSTLRQLCTTTAILSDPSLLPAEATEAAMKMHM from the exons ATGGCTACCAGGGAGTCGTGTCATCGGCAGACGTACCGGCGGACGGCGGCCAGCGTGAAGCAGGAGCAAGATGACGACTCGGACGTGGAGGAGACCCACATGGGGCTACGGAGGGCGGACGGGCTGGAGTCCCAGATCATCCACAGCGGACACTTCATGGTGTCGTCGCCGCACAGCGAGCACCCTCCGAAGAAGGGATACGACTTCGACACGGTCAACAAGCAGACCTGTCAGACATATCACTTCGGCAAGGCGAGCACGTCGCACTTCTCCATAGACGCCTCGCTGACCAAACTTTTTGAGTGTATGACCCTTGCTTATAG cggTAAGTTGGTGTCTCCCAAATGGAAGAACTTTAAAGGCCTGAAGCTGCTCTGGAGAGACAAGATCCGGCTGAACAACGCCATATGGAGAGCCTGGTACATGCAGT ATGTGGAGAAAAGAGGAAACCCCGTTTGTCACTTTGTCACCCCTCTGGACGGGAACATGGACCTGGACGTCCACCGTCCTGCAGAG GCTATCGCGTCGGACGGGAAAAACTGGAAAAGGAGAATTGAAATTGTGATAAGAGAATATCACAAATGGAGAACATACTTCAAAAAAAGg CTACAGAAACACAAAGATGACGACCTTTCCAGCTTACTTAAG GGGCCAGAGGAGCAGTTGTCGCTGTTTGGGGAAGTCTTTCCAGACATGCTCCGTACTTCCTTTTATCAGGATGAAGAAGCTGCCGTGCGTCGAATGACGCGCAGGCACATGGAAGCGCCCGCCCCCATGGAGATGGACACGCTCTTTGACATGGACGTCCTGATGTCCGAGTTTTCAGACACGCTGTTCTCCACGCTGGCCTCACACCAGCCCTTGGGCTTGCCTAATCCTAGAGAGATTG CTCATGCAGGGAATGCGGACATGATCCAACCAGGACTCATCCCCTTGCAGCCCAACCTGGACTTCATGGACTCCTTTGATCCTCTGCAAGGTTGCG ACTTATTTCACAGCCTCCGTCAGCCTGTCCTTCCCTTTGTTTCCCTCACTGCATCATCTGTCACCCCTCAACCCAGCAGCAGCTCTCAGTCTCAG GCGCCGTTAATGTCATCTTTGCAGCTTTCGACCCACCAGATATCCGCTGGCGACCCGCTGCCCATCCAAAGCCAGACCAGTCAAACGGGTGGAGGTGGCGGGGGGGCCTACGTACAGAACTACATGCCCCTGTTTGCCGGGCAGGTGGTGCCCAGCAATCAGCCAGCGGCGTCCTCTGTCCCCCAGCCGTTGGTTCCCTGCCTGTCGGGTCAGAACTTGTCCTCCGCGGCACCCATGATTCCTTCACCGTTGAACAGCGGCTCGTTGCTGGACGAAACCGTAGCCTCCTCCGTGACGACGCACACAGCCCCCTCCACCGTCACGCCCAGCAACACGGCCAGCACCGTCAGCCACGTCTCAGCCCCCCCGTCCCAGCACCTCGCTCCCATGTCCGCCCCGCCCGTCCAGCATCCGCAGGCCTTCGCCAAGCCGCGCCCTTTCCAGTCCAGCAGCTCCAGCAAAGTCCGTCCCGTGCCGAGGATCGCTCCTGCCAGCATCCTGCCGCCTTCCCAGTTCATCCTCCCAG TCCCTTTTCCAGGTCATGCTAACGCTGTGATTGTTGCGTCTCCACCGCCCTCCACCGGCGTGGTTATTACGCCTTCCCATCTCGGAGTg AGCCCTGGATATCAGGTTATGCCTCATCCACAGTCGCCCCAGCCTGTCGTCCCTGAAGACGAGTCTTGCTTCAGGAAAAGCCAGAAAGATCCTTCAAGTGTTG GTCCTAGTCAGCCAGGATCCAGTCAGGGGTCTCCTTGTGGTTTTGATCAGGTTCCCAGTCCTCAGTCCATAATCAGCAGCACCAGCAAGCGTCTGGTGAAGAATGAGCACAATCAG CAGAGATGCCACGTATCCGCTGAACAAAAGAGACGATCAAACATCAACATTGGCTTCAAGACACTCGGCAACCTCGTTCCCACTCTGAAGTCGCAATCCAAC ATTACAAATGCGGTCACCCTGCAGAAGACGGTGGAGCACATCAAGAAGCTGCAGCAGGAgaggcagcagcttcaggacgaGGTCAAGAGGCTGCGAGAGGAAATAGAGGAGCTCAACACGTCCATCAG CTTGTGTCAGGAGCAGCTGCCTGCGACGGGCGTGCCGATGAAGAAAAACCGCTCGGCCCTCATGCAGGACAAGTTCAACGAATACGTGAAGAGGCGCACTCTCCAGAACTGGAAGTTCTGGATC TTCAGCGTCCTCATCAAACCGCTCTTTGAGTCGTTCAACGGGATGGTGTCCACGACAAGCCGGGATGAGCTGTGTCACACCACGCTGCAGTGGCTCAACAATCACTGCTCCCTTCCTGTCCTCAGACCCA TGGTGTTGAGTACCCTCCGTCAGCTGTGCACTACCACCGCCATCCTGAGCGACCCCTCCCTGCTTCCTGCAGAAGCCACCGAGGCGGCCATGAAGATGCACATGTAG
- the LOC105919087 gene encoding MLX-interacting protein isoform X2, whose amino-acid sequence MATRESCHRQTYRRTAASVKQEQDDDSDVEETHMGLRRADGLESQIIHSGHFMVSSPHSEHPPKKGYDFDTVNKQTCQTYHFGKASTSHFSIDASLTKLFECMTLAYSGKLVSPKWKNFKGLKLLWRDKIRLNNAIWRAWYMQYVEKRGNPVCHFVTPLDGNMDLDVHRPAEAIASDGKNWKRRIEIVIREYHKWRTYFKKRLQKHKDDDLSSLLKGPEEQLSLFGEVFPDMLRTSFYQDEEAAVRRMTRRHMEAPAPMEMDTLFDMDVLMSEFSDTLFSTLASHQPLGLPNPREIAHAGNADMIQPGLIPLQPNLDFMDSFDPLQGCDLFHSLRQPVLPFVSLTASSVTPQPSSSSQSQAPLMSSLQLSTHQISAGDPLPIQSQTSQTGGGGGGAYVQNYMPLFAGQVVPSNQPAASSVPQPLVPCLSGQNLSSAAPMIPSPLNSGSLLDETVASSVTTHTAPSTVTPSNTASTVSHVSAPPSQHLAPMSAPPVQHPQAFAKPRPFQSSSSSKVRPVPRIAPASILPPSQFILPVPFPGHANAVIVASPPPSTGVVITPSHLGVSPGYQVMPHPQSPQPVVPEDESCFRKSQKDPSSVGPSQPGSSQGSPCGFDQVPSPQSIISSTSKRLVKNEHNQRCHVSAEQKRRSNINIGFKTLGNLVPTLKSQSNITNAVTLQKTVEHIKKLQQERQQLQDEVKRLREEIEELNTSISLCQEQLPATGVPMKKNRSALMQDKFNEYVKRRTLQNWKFWIFSVLIKPLFESFNGMVSTTSRDELCHTTLQWLNNHCSLPVLRPMVLSTLRQLCTTTAILSDPSLLPAEATEAAMKMHM is encoded by the exons ATGGCTACCAGGGAGTCGTGTCATCGGCAGACGTACCGGCGGACGGCGGCCAGCGTGAAGCAGGAGCAAGATGACGACTCGGACGTGGAGGAGACCCACATGGGGCTACGGAGGGCGGACGGGCTGGAGTCCCAGATCATCCACAGCGGACACTTCATGGTGTCGTCGCCGCACAGCGAGCACCCTCCGAAGAAGGGATACGACTTCGACACGGTCAACAAGCAGACCTGTCAGACATATCACTTCGGCAAGGCGAGCACGTCGCACTTCTCCATAGACGCCTCGCTGACCAAACTTTTTGAGTGTATGACCCTTGCTTATAG cggTAAGTTGGTGTCTCCCAAATGGAAGAACTTTAAAGGCCTGAAGCTGCTCTGGAGAGACAAGATCCGGCTGAACAACGCCATATGGAGAGCCTGGTACATGCAGT ATGTGGAGAAAAGAGGAAACCCCGTTTGTCACTTTGTCACCCCTCTGGACGGGAACATGGACCTGGACGTCCACCGTCCTGCAGAG GCTATCGCGTCGGACGGGAAAAACTGGAAAAGGAGAATTGAAATTGTGATAAGAGAATATCACAAATGGAGAACATACTTCAAAAAAAGg CTACAGAAACACAAAGATGACGACCTTTCCAGCTTACTTAAG GGGCCAGAGGAGCAGTTGTCGCTGTTTGGGGAAGTCTTTCCAGACATGCTCCGTACTTCCTTTTATCAGGATGAAGAAGCTGCCGTGCGTCGAATGACGCGCAGGCACATGGAAGCGCCCGCCCCCATGGAGATGGACACGCTCTTTGACATGGACGTCCTGATGTCCGAGTTTTCAGACACGCTGTTCTCCACGCTGGCCTCACACCAGCCCTTGGGCTTGCCTAATCCTAGAGAGATTG CTCATGCAGGGAATGCGGACATGATCCAACCAGGACTCATCCCCTTGCAGCCCAACCTGGACTTCATGGACTCCTTTGATCCTCTGCAAGGTTGCG ACTTATTTCACAGCCTCCGTCAGCCTGTCCTTCCCTTTGTTTCCCTCACTGCATCATCTGTCACCCCTCAACCCAGCAGCAGCTCTCAGTCTCAG GCGCCGTTAATGTCATCTTTGCAGCTTTCGACCCACCAGATATCCGCTGGCGACCCGCTGCCCATCCAAAGCCAGACCAGTCAAACGGGTGGAGGTGGCGGGGGGGCCTACGTACAGAACTACATGCCCCTGTTTGCCGGGCAGGTGGTGCCCAGCAATCAGCCAGCGGCGTCCTCTGTCCCCCAGCCGTTGGTTCCCTGCCTGTCGGGTCAGAACTTGTCCTCCGCGGCACCCATGATTCCTTCACCGTTGAACAGCGGCTCGTTGCTGGACGAAACCGTAGCCTCCTCCGTGACGACGCACACAGCCCCCTCCACCGTCACGCCCAGCAACACGGCCAGCACCGTCAGCCACGTCTCAGCCCCCCCGTCCCAGCACCTCGCTCCCATGTCCGCCCCGCCCGTCCAGCATCCGCAGGCCTTCGCCAAGCCGCGCCCTTTCCAGTCCAGCAGCTCCAGCAAAGTCCGTCCCGTGCCGAGGATCGCTCCTGCCAGCATCCTGCCGCCTTCCCAGTTCATCCTCCCAG TCCCTTTTCCAGGTCATGCTAACGCTGTGATTGTTGCGTCTCCACCGCCCTCCACCGGCGTGGTTATTACGCCTTCCCATCTCGGAGTg AGCCCTGGATATCAGGTTATGCCTCATCCACAGTCGCCCCAGCCTGTCGTCCCTGAAGACGAGTCTTGCTTCAGGAAAAGCCAGAAAGATCCTTCAAGTGTTG GTCCTAGTCAGCCAGGATCCAGTCAGGGGTCTCCTTGTGGTTTTGATCAGGTTCCCAGTCCTCAGTCCATAATCAGCAGCACCAGCAAGCGTCTGGTGAAGAATGAGCACAATCAG AGATGCCACGTATCCGCTGAACAAAAGAGACGATCAAACATCAACATTGGCTTCAAGACACTCGGCAACCTCGTTCCCACTCTGAAGTCGCAATCCAAC ATTACAAATGCGGTCACCCTGCAGAAGACGGTGGAGCACATCAAGAAGCTGCAGCAGGAgaggcagcagcttcaggacgaGGTCAAGAGGCTGCGAGAGGAAATAGAGGAGCTCAACACGTCCATCAG CTTGTGTCAGGAGCAGCTGCCTGCGACGGGCGTGCCGATGAAGAAAAACCGCTCGGCCCTCATGCAGGACAAGTTCAACGAATACGTGAAGAGGCGCACTCTCCAGAACTGGAAGTTCTGGATC TTCAGCGTCCTCATCAAACCGCTCTTTGAGTCGTTCAACGGGATGGTGTCCACGACAAGCCGGGATGAGCTGTGTCACACCACGCTGCAGTGGCTCAACAATCACTGCTCCCTTCCTGTCCTCAGACCCA TGGTGTTGAGTACCCTCCGTCAGCTGTGCACTACCACCGCCATCCTGAGCGACCCCTCCCTGCTTCCTGCAGAAGCCACCGAGGCGGCCATGAAGATGCACATGTAG